From Verrucomicrobia bacterium S94, the proteins below share one genomic window:
- a CDS encoding homoserine dehydrogenase, which produces MKEIRIGILGFGTVGAGVVEGIQKNGSLMAKRTGITPVIAKIADLDITTDRGVTVADGVLTTDAMAVIADPEIDLIVELVGGTTIARTFTLEALKQGKPVITANKALLADHGEEIYRTALENNTGIYYEAAVGGGIPILRSQRAGLVGNRIESIYGILNGTCNYILTRMEREGLPFDEILADAQALGYAETPPDLDIDGIDTAHKAVVLASMAYGAPVPMSACPTRGIRGLAASEIENADDLGYQIKLLAIIKDNNGEVELSVEPTLVPKEHMIASVADSFNAVFVKGDIVDDTMYYGRGAGRLPTGSAVIGDIMEAASDKLNQVGSPVSVTMMLQQSELRYCSADNIEKRCYIRLCLEDKPGAMAKVMKIFGEHNISIASVVQKERHESGRAPVVILTQKAKESEFVGAMEQIQSLDVSCAEPIRMRLEDFE; this is translated from the coding sequence ATGAAAGAAATCAGAATCGGTATTCTCGGATTCGGTACAGTCGGTGCCGGTGTAGTGGAAGGCATACAGAAAAACGGAAGTTTGATGGCCAAGCGAACCGGGATTACGCCTGTGATTGCTAAAATTGCCGATCTTGATATTACAACGGATCGCGGAGTCACCGTTGCTGACGGTGTGCTGACTACTGATGCGATGGCGGTTATTGCCGATCCGGAAATTGATCTGATTGTTGAACTGGTGGGAGGAACGACGATTGCCCGTACTTTTACGCTGGAGGCGTTGAAACAAGGGAAACCCGTGATTACCGCCAATAAGGCCTTGCTGGCGGATCACGGAGAGGAAATTTACAGAACCGCGCTGGAGAATAATACGGGAATTTATTACGAAGCGGCTGTTGGAGGCGGCATTCCGATTCTTCGGTCCCAGCGCGCTGGGTTGGTTGGGAACCGCATTGAGAGTATCTACGGAATTCTCAACGGAACCTGCAACTACATCCTCACGCGGATGGAGCGCGAGGGCCTTCCATTCGATGAAATCCTGGCTGATGCCCAGGCTCTCGGTTATGCCGAAACGCCGCCGGATCTGGATATTGACGGAATCGACACCGCCCATAAAGCCGTCGTACTGGCATCGATGGCCTATGGCGCGCCCGTGCCTATGTCGGCCTGTCCGACCAGGGGAATCCGGGGGTTGGCCGCTTCGGAAATTGAAAATGCGGATGATCTGGGCTACCAGATCAAGCTGCTGGCAATCATCAAAGATAATAACGGCGAAGTTGAGCTTTCCGTGGAACCGACTCTGGTTCCGAAAGAACATATGATTGCTTCGGTTGCAGATTCCTTTAATGCCGTCTTCGTGAAAGGCGACATTGTGGACGATACGATGTATTACGGTCGAGGTGCGGGGCGGTTGCCGACCGGTTCCGCCGTCATCGGCGATATCATGGAAGCGGCGTCCGATAAACTGAACCAGGTTGGCTCACCGGTCAGTGTCACCATGATGCTGCAGCAGTCGGAGCTGAGGTACTGTTCCGCCGATAACATCGAAAAACGCTGCTATATCCGCCTCTGTCTGGAAGACAAACCGGGGGCCATGGCCAAAGTGATGAAGATTTTCGGTGAACATAATATCAGTATTGCATCGGTGGTTCAGAAAGAGCGCCATGAAAGCGGCCGTGCTCCGGTAGTGATTCTGACCCAGAAGGCCAAAGAGTCGGAGTTCGTCGGTGCGATGGAGCAGATCCAGTCGCTGGATGTTTCCTGTGCCGAACCGATTCGTATGCGTCTGGAAGATTTTGAATAA
- a CDS encoding SDR family NAD(P)-dependent oxidoreductase produces MGLQGGVLDVSGQFRFYGGLMKAAQVKQRTVLVTGCSSGIGEATAYFLRDQGWTVFPTARKAEDLQKLKNAGFNALELDLSNSESVQVCVAKLLENVPEGLGGLVNNAGMAMPGAVEDLSREALRRQFEVNVFGLQELSNGLIPTFREQGWGRIVTVSSIYGVIAAPMVGNYCASKFAVEALADAQRVELSGTGISLSLIEPGPIVSAFRRNAAAALEENVISDDVRYAENYRKEAARRKKQYKKVDFINRPPQDVAKRIFHALESPRPRRRYVITLPAHIGAFMARFVPAALIDRVMARELPR; encoded by the coding sequence ATGGGCCTGCAGGGCGGGGTTCTTGACGTGTCCGGGCAATTCCGATTCTATGGCGGGCTTATGAAGGCTGCTCAGGTAAAACAACGTACCGTATTGGTGACCGGATGCTCGTCGGGAATCGGCGAAGCGACGGCGTATTTTCTGCGTGATCAGGGCTGGACGGTTTTTCCGACGGCGCGGAAAGCCGAGGATCTTCAAAAGCTGAAAAATGCGGGATTTAATGCGCTGGAGCTGGACCTCAGTAACAGTGAATCGGTGCAGGTCTGTGTAGCAAAGCTGCTTGAAAATGTTCCGGAGGGGCTGGGAGGGCTGGTGAATAATGCCGGAATGGCCATGCCGGGAGCCGTCGAAGACCTGAGCCGGGAAGCACTGCGCCGTCAGTTCGAGGTGAATGTGTTCGGACTGCAGGAATTGTCCAACGGGCTGATTCCGACCTTCCGGGAACAGGGGTGGGGGCGAATTGTGACGGTCAGTTCGATCTACGGTGTAATTGCCGCTCCCATGGTGGGGAATTATTGTGCGTCCAAATTTGCGGTTGAAGCACTGGCCGACGCGCAGCGTGTTGAGCTTTCCGGAACCGGTATTTCGTTGAGTCTGATCGAGCCCGGGCCGATTGTTTCCGCCTTCCGCCGAAACGCCGCCGCCGCGCTGGAGGAAAATGTGATTTCCGATGATGTGCGTTATGCGGAAAATTATCGCAAAGAAGCGGCGCGGCGCAAAAAACAGTATAAAAAAGTCGATTTTATAAACCGCCCGCCGCAAGACGTGGCAAAGAGGATTTTCCATGCGCTGGAAAGTCCGCGGCCCCGTCGCCGTTATGTCATCACCCTGCCGGCGCACATCGGGGCATTTATGGCGCGGTTTGTTCCTGCGGCGCTGATTGATCGGGTGATGGCTCGGGAGCTTCCTCGATAA
- a CDS encoding aspartate kinase — MKVVKFGGSSVANAEQISKIIDIVAADADRRMVVVSAPGKRHSDDTKVTDLLIALAEKVIAGEDHESALKEVVDRYGEIQKELELPEAVIATIESDLRGRIENRSSNDLQFMDTMKASGEDNNAKIIAEAFTKKGYPAKYVNPGEAGMLLSDEFGNAEVLPESFENLAKLKYEAEIIIFPGFFGSTKGGEVATFPRGGSDITGAILAAAVKADVYENFTDVDSVCAMDPRIIENPPAIDCMTYREMRELAYAGFGVFHDEAIIPAVRAEIPICIKNTNNPSAPGTMVVPSRKPEHGSVVGISSSDGFSAIYIDKYMMNREVGFGRRLLQILEDEEISFEHTPSGIDNMSVILHTSMLAEKESTVLSRIKNELKPDKVVIEHGLALVMVVGEGMHYTPGMAAKATEAFHASGVNLEMINQGSSEISMMFAVKDTDRIIAIRALGAAFFGG, encoded by the coding sequence ATGAAAGTGGTAAAGTTCGGCGGTTCCTCCGTCGCGAATGCAGAACAGATTTCCAAGATCATCGATATTGTTGCGGCTGATGCTGACCGCCGTATGGTGGTGGTCTCCGCTCCGGGTAAACGGCACAGCGATGATACCAAAGTGACCGATCTGCTCATTGCGCTTGCTGAAAAAGTGATCGCAGGTGAAGACCATGAATCCGCTCTGAAGGAAGTGGTCGATCGTTACGGCGAGATACAGAAAGAACTCGAACTGCCGGAAGCGGTCATTGCAACCATCGAGTCCGATCTGCGCGGGCGCATCGAAAACCGCAGTTCCAATGATCTTCAGTTCATGGATACGATGAAGGCCTCCGGCGAAGACAATAATGCTAAAATTATCGCTGAAGCTTTTACCAAAAAAGGCTATCCGGCAAAGTACGTCAATCCGGGTGAAGCCGGGATGCTGCTGTCCGATGAATTCGGCAATGCCGAAGTGCTTCCGGAATCCTTTGAAAATCTGGCCAAACTGAAATACGAAGCCGAAATTATCATTTTTCCGGGATTTTTCGGCAGTACCAAAGGCGGAGAAGTGGCCACATTCCCGCGCGGCGGATCTGATATTACCGGGGCGATTCTGGCTGCTGCCGTGAAGGCCGATGTGTATGAAAACTTTACTGATGTGGATTCGGTCTGTGCGATGGATCCGCGGATTATTGAAAACCCGCCGGCCATCGACTGCATGACCTACCGCGAAATGCGCGAACTGGCCTATGCCGGCTTCGGTGTTTTTCACGACGAGGCCATTATTCCGGCCGTTCGCGCTGAAATTCCGATCTGTATCAAGAATACCAATAATCCGTCCGCACCGGGCACCATGGTGGTTCCATCACGCAAACCGGAACACGGTTCGGTGGTCGGTATTTCCAGTTCCGACGGGTTCAGTGCCATTTATATTGATAAATATATGATGAACCGCGAGGTCGGTTTCGGCCGTCGTCTGCTGCAGATTCTTGAAGATGAAGAGATTTCTTTCGAGCACACGCCGTCGGGAATCGACAACATGTCGGTCATTCTTCACACCTCTATGCTGGCCGAAAAAGAATCCACAGTGCTCAGCCGCATCAAAAATGAACTGAAGCCGGATAAGGTCGTCATTGAGCACGGTCTTGCGCTGGTTATGGTGGTGGGCGAAGGTATGCACTACACTCCTGGTATGGCTGCAAAAGCCACCGAAGCTTTCCATGCCTCCGGCGTAAATCTGGAGATGATCAATCAGGGTTCATCTGAAATCAGCATGATGTTTGCTGTAAAAGATACGGATCGCATTATTGCCATCCGGGCTCTGGGCGCGGCCTTTTTCGGCGGATAG
- the tatA gene encoding twin-arginine translocase TatA/TatE family subunit translates to MHTLAFGMPGGPELLVILFIILLLFGAKKLPELSRSLGKSLGEFKKGQKEGSLPDSTEDEVEKKEISTSDEDDKE, encoded by the coding sequence ATGCATACATTGGCCTTTGGCATGCCGGGCGGACCGGAACTTTTAGTGATTCTGTTTATTATACTGCTGTTGTTCGGTGCTAAAAAACTGCCGGAGCTCTCCCGGTCTCTGGGTAAGAGTCTCGGTGAATTTAAGAAGGGCCAGAAGGAGGGTTCCCTGCCGGACAGCACCGAGGACGAGGTGGAAAAAAAAGAAATTTCCACGTCAGATGAGGATGACAAGGAGTGA
- a CDS encoding phosphoenolpyruvate carboxylase, translating into MVILKDEQTPLRKDIRLLGEILGRTLKTQAGDRLFELVEEIRALSKASRNNQDEAAARRLRELIRGLDDEDTLTLARAFGHFLNMANIAENYHSMRSHRNHAENALSDQYNMLEELLPKLVEQGIPKKEILETLSSMQIELVLTAHPTEVKRRTLIQKNGAISSLLAKQDRLNLTPFEQAQLRTDLEILITAIWQTDEIRRSRPTPVEEAKWGMAIIEEILWEAVPRYMRSLDNIAEQTLGEKLPIDCCPIRIASWMGGDRDGNPNVTAEVTHEVSLRSRWMAADLYYREINELIQRLSMTNCSEELRACCVGDAREPYRVFLRGIRSRMHLTKKWCEDRLAGKQSIPKTDIYYNTDELLEELKICYRSLKENNGDLIADRSLLSLIRRVTCFGLSLARLDIRQEAPRHEDVINAVTEYLELGSYKEWNEEKRQAFLIEECRNRRPLIPADMPFTPEQQELMNTLKVVAKLPRDGLGAYVISMAGFPSDILAVRLLQKEAGIARPLRVVPLFETLADLENCGKTMERLFSIPWYANDIQGDQEVMIGYSDSGKDAGKLAATWAQYKAQETLTRVAREFGIRMNLFHGRGGSVGRGGGPVEHALLAQPPGTVDGRMRVTEQGEVIQQKYSIPDNAVFNLMQYTAAVTEATLAPPPVPRPEWRKLMDRMSDISCTAYRDIVRGHPDFVKYFRQVTPEQELGRLYIGSRPAKRKNDGGIESLRAIPWVFAWTQIRLLLPAWLGIGEALKAAVDDGKEPLLQEMIEQWPFFYFFMDMLDMVLCKADARVAEYYDDCLASAELKPLGRALREKLALTQKTAEHIVKNLPVKVERERLRSSVLVRNPYADPLNLLQGEVMRRIKKDETHPKVLEDALMVTIAGIAAAMKNTG; encoded by the coding sequence ATGGTAATTCTGAAAGATGAACAGACGCCGCTGCGCAAAGATATCCGCCTGCTGGGCGAAATTCTCGGACGCACCCTGAAAACCCAGGCGGGAGACCGGCTGTTTGAACTGGTCGAGGAAATCCGTGCACTTTCAAAGGCCTCTCGGAATAATCAGGACGAAGCCGCCGCCCGCAGGCTGCGTGAACTGATCCGAGGTCTGGATGATGAAGATACCCTGACCCTCGCCCGGGCATTCGGCCATTTTCTGAATATGGCCAATATTGCAGAAAACTACCACTCCATGCGCAGTCATCGCAACCATGCCGAAAATGCGTTAAGCGATCAGTACAACATGCTCGAAGAACTGCTGCCCAAACTCGTGGAACAGGGCATCCCGAAAAAAGAGATTCTTGAAACACTCAGCAGCATGCAGATCGAACTGGTGCTGACCGCTCACCCGACCGAAGTCAAACGGCGCACACTGATCCAGAAAAACGGGGCGATCTCCAGTCTGCTGGCCAAACAGGACCGACTGAATCTGACCCCGTTTGAACAGGCACAACTGCGTACAGACCTCGAAATTCTGATTACCGCCATCTGGCAGACCGATGAAATCCGACGCTCCCGCCCCACCCCGGTTGAAGAGGCCAAATGGGGCATGGCGATTATTGAGGAAATTCTCTGGGAAGCCGTGCCCCGCTACATGCGCAGCCTCGATAACATTGCGGAACAGACACTGGGTGAAAAACTGCCGATCGACTGCTGCCCGATCCGTATCGCCTCCTGGATGGGCGGCGACCGTGACGGCAATCCCAATGTGACCGCTGAAGTGACCCACGAGGTTTCCCTTCGCTCGCGCTGGATGGCGGCCGATCTATACTATCGGGAAATCAACGAACTCATTCAGCGGCTTTCCATGACAAACTGCAGCGAGGAGCTTCGCGCCTGCTGTGTGGGCGATGCACGTGAACCCTACCGGGTATTCCTGCGCGGCATTCGCAGCAGAATGCATCTGACCAAAAAATGGTGCGAAGACCGGCTCGCGGGAAAACAAAGCATTCCGAAAACCGATATCTATTACAATACTGACGAACTGCTCGAAGAGCTCAAAATATGCTATCGCTCACTCAAAGAGAATAACGGCGATCTGATCGCTGACCGCAGCCTTCTCAGCCTGATCCGCCGGGTGACCTGCTTCGGGCTATCGCTCGCCCGGCTCGACATCCGGCAGGAAGCTCCACGCCATGAGGACGTCATTAATGCCGTCACAGAATATCTCGAACTCGGGTCCTATAAAGAATGGAACGAGGAAAAACGCCAGGCGTTCCTCATTGAAGAATGCCGGAACCGGCGTCCGCTGATTCCGGCCGATATGCCTTTCACTCCGGAGCAGCAGGAACTGATGAATACCCTGAAAGTGGTGGCAAAACTTCCGCGCGACGGACTAGGGGCCTACGTCATTTCCATGGCGGGTTTTCCCTCGGACATACTCGCCGTTCGCCTGTTGCAGAAAGAAGCCGGTATAGCGCGCCCGCTCCGCGTCGTTCCGCTTTTTGAAACACTGGCCGATCTGGAAAACTGCGGAAAAACCATGGAACGCCTGTTTTCCATCCCGTGGTATGCCAACGATATTCAGGGCGATCAGGAAGTGATGATCGGCTATTCCGACTCCGGCAAAGATGCCGGCAAACTCGCCGCCACCTGGGCACAGTACAAAGCTCAGGAAACACTGACCCGTGTTGCCCGGGAATTCGGCATCCGGATGAATCTGTTCCACGGTCGCGGCGGCTCGGTAGGCCGCGGGGGCGGCCCCGTTGAGCATGCTCTGCTCGCTCAGCCTCCCGGAACCGTTGACGGTAGAATGCGGGTTACGGAACAGGGCGAAGTCATTCAGCAGAAATACTCCATTCCGGACAATGCTGTTTTCAACCTGATGCAATACACCGCCGCCGTCACCGAGGCTACTCTGGCCCCGCCGCCGGTTCCCCGGCCGGAATGGCGGAAACTGATGGACCGGATGTCGGATATTTCGTGCACCGCCTACCGCGATATCGTGCGAGGTCATCCCGATTTTGTAAAATACTTCCGGCAGGTTACGCCTGAACAGGAACTCGGACGGCTCTATATCGGCAGCCGCCCGGCTAAACGGAAAAACGACGGAGGCATTGAAAGTCTGCGTGCCATTCCCTGGGTTTTCGCCTGGACGCAGATCCGCCTGCTGCTTCCGGCATGGCTCGGCATCGGTGAAGCGCTGAAGGCCGCCGTGGACGACGGCAAAGAACCGCTCCTGCAGGAAATGATTGAGCAGTGGCCGTTTTTCTATTTTTTTATGGATATGCTCGATATGGTCCTGTGTAAAGCCGACGCACGCGTCGCGGAATATTATGACGACTGCCTGGCATCAGCAGAGCTCAAACCACTCGGCCGCGCGCTCCGTGAAAAGCTTGCCCTGACCCAGAAGACAGCGGAACATATTGTAAAAAATCTGCCGGTTAAAGTTGAACGCGAACGATTACGTTCATCCGTACTTGTCCGCAATCCCTACGCAGACCCCCTGAATCTGCTGCAGGGCGAAGTGATGCGCCGAATCAAAAAAGACGAAACCCATCCCAAGGTGCTCGAAGATGCCCTGATGGTCACCATTGCCGGCATCGCTGCCGCTATGAAAAATACGGGCTGA
- a CDS encoding serine protease, which yields MSKRLLLLLLLLAAGFTVRAGEVEDALKTVEAPGGEYVRMPARYIFRHLEKTARNSGIPVLGGFVIEPRLEGVDQQKINVSFGGMNVLQALHTMAEATGSLLVFENNAAVFADARLIEVKTEDVPAGPVVEERKTDSEVAFSDVDSALVFVETGSARGSAFIAEQDGKTYLFSNQHNFTGATQLELISMHQGRIRFGSFEFSRSRDLVRFELSRETVEGLGVLKLSEKNPYIGQKIVVYGNSAGGNVATELRGKVLGVGPRDIEVDAEIVSGNSGSPIIDEQGSVVGVATYVAFQLKSDGKDLHNEIFRGTRFRKARRYGVRIPSDGWVKVDIRQFLNQTYVQEDLKNYLDVLYTLEQFWNGNDDFEEAAGLILSSYSTLSTRVNPPYEFHAPGVEEQVRMLVKAFKRNYEEFVGVVADMDMDRRELARLTNPNNRLSVSKVEQLDYHIRTTLLAQARQKYEEIGRYQWMSEYLEESAAPLEQLAGELIRVLDQEQGFRERIEAVM from the coding sequence ATGTCGAAACGATTGCTATTGCTTCTGCTGTTGCTTGCGGCCGGGTTTACTGTACGGGCCGGAGAGGTGGAGGATGCGCTGAAAACAGTGGAAGCTCCGGGCGGTGAATATGTCCGAATGCCGGCCCGTTATATTTTCCGGCACCTGGAAAAAACAGCGCGCAACAGCGGAATTCCGGTTCTTGGCGGCTTTGTGATTGAACCTCGGCTTGAAGGTGTGGATCAGCAGAAAATCAATGTTTCGTTTGGCGGAATGAATGTGCTGCAGGCGTTGCATACTATGGCGGAAGCCACCGGTTCCCTGCTGGTTTTTGAAAACAATGCGGCGGTGTTTGCGGATGCGCGTCTGATTGAGGTGAAAACAGAGGATGTTCCCGCCGGGCCGGTTGTAGAGGAAAGGAAGACCGACAGCGAAGTTGCCTTTTCCGACGTGGATTCGGCACTGGTTTTTGTGGAAACCGGATCGGCGCGCGGATCGGCTTTTATTGCGGAGCAGGACGGGAAAACCTATTTGTTCAGCAATCAGCATAATTTTACAGGTGCCACGCAGCTGGAACTGATTTCAATGCATCAGGGCCGGATCCGTTTCGGCAGTTTTGAATTCAGCCGCAGTCGTGATCTGGTCCGTTTTGAACTGAGCCGGGAAACGGTTGAGGGGCTCGGTGTATTGAAGCTTTCGGAAAAGAATCCTTATATCGGTCAGAAAATTGTGGTGTACGGCAACAGTGCGGGCGGGAATGTGGCGACGGAACTGCGCGGCAAAGTGCTGGGTGTCGGTCCTCGCGATATTGAAGTGGATGCGGAGATAGTTTCGGGGAACAGCGGCAGTCCGATTATCGATGAGCAGGGGAGCGTGGTTGGTGTGGCCACTTATGTTGCCTTCCAGCTGAAATCTGACGGGAAGGATCTACACAATGAAATTTTCCGGGGAACGCGGTTTCGAAAAGCGCGGCGTTACGGCGTTCGTATTCCTTCTGACGGGTGGGTAAAAGTGGATATACGGCAGTTCCTGAACCAGACCTATGTACAGGAGGATTTGAAAAACTATCTTGATGTGCTCTATACGCTTGAGCAGTTCTGGAACGGAAACGATGATTTCGAAGAGGCGGCAGGCCTGATTCTGAGCAGCTATTCCACGCTAAGCACACGTGTGAATCCGCCCTATGAATTTCACGCTCCCGGAGTTGAGGAGCAGGTGCGCATGCTTGTGAAAGCGTTTAAAAGGAATTATGAAGAATTTGTGGGTGTTGTGGCGGATATGGATATGGACAGGCGTGAACTGGCACGACTAACCAACCCGAACAACAGGTTGAGTGTCTCCAAAGTTGAACAGCTGGATTACCATATCCGTACAACGTTGCTTGCCCAGGCACGGCAGAAGTATGAAGAGATCGGCCGGTATCAGTGGATGAGTGAATATCTTGAAGAGAGTGCAGCTCCGCTGGAGCAGCTGGCCGGTGAGCTGATTCGTGTGCTGGATCAGGAACAGGGATTCCGTGAACGTATTGAAGCGGTAATGTAG
- the tatA gene encoding twin-arginine translocase TatA/TatE family subunit, translating into MNTLAIGMPGGSELLVILFIILLLFGSKKLPELSRSLGKSLGEFKKGKEDLEREIRSVEEDLKKSPEIKEEPVAVKTGSEE; encoded by the coding sequence ATGAATACATTAGCGATTGGTATGCCGGGCGGTTCCGAACTGCTGGTTATCCTTTTTATTATTCTGCTGCTTTTCGGTTCAAAAAAACTGCCGGAGCTTTCCCGTTCGCTCGGAAAAAGTCTCGGAGAATTTAAAAAGGGAAAAGAGGATCTCGAACGGGAGATCCGCAGTGTTGAAGAGGATCTGAAAAAATCCCCCGAAATCAAAGAAGAGCCTGTTGCAGTCAAAACCGGCAGCGAGGAATAA
- a CDS encoding CAAX prenyl protease-related protein yields MSERQLAELSPEEQRENGKAILAHVLPFAIWLTMMVWFSDYNARTIGGLVLLVVFRPWRWYPKLNWKNIPAAIGVGIFIFIVWVGFETPFVQQKAPAVTEWYDRLFVDPIMKPFKTRELYEIPLSAESMEIQEAVALGETVERTKLPYEVIQKGRHAGLHEYDPRVTGWFAFWVHMFGTSVIIAIIEEFFYRGFLYRWMQGSPFFNIDAGSLSWPMLILISLFFSVSHFEVGAAVICGLTYGLLYIKTRDIWAAIIAHGTTNFVLGLYVLKYGQYHFW; encoded by the coding sequence ATGAGCGAACGACAGCTTGCAGAGCTTTCTCCGGAAGAGCAGCGGGAAAACGGGAAGGCGATTCTTGCCCACGTTCTTCCCTTCGCCATCTGGCTTACCATGATGGTCTGGTTCAGTGACTACAACGCCCGCACCATCGGCGGACTGGTTCTGCTCGTGGTATTCCGCCCCTGGCGGTGGTATCCGAAACTCAACTGGAAAAATATTCCGGCAGCCATCGGTGTCGGTATTTTCATATTTATAGTCTGGGTGGGGTTCGAAACGCCGTTTGTTCAGCAGAAGGCACCGGCGGTTACCGAGTGGTATGACCGCCTTTTTGTTGATCCGATCATGAAGCCGTTTAAAACGCGGGAGTTGTATGAAATTCCGCTGTCTGCGGAATCTATGGAGATTCAGGAGGCTGTGGCGCTGGGGGAAACGGTTGAACGGACGAAGCTGCCGTATGAGGTGATCCAGAAGGGCAGACATGCCGGGCTGCATGAATATGATCCGCGTGTGACAGGATGGTTCGCGTTCTGGGTACATATGTTCGGAACATCCGTGATTATTGCGATAATTGAGGAGTTTTTCTATCGTGGCTTTTTATATCGCTGGATGCAGGGAAGCCCGTTTTTCAACATTGATGCCGGAAGTTTGAGCTGGCCGATGCTGATTCTTATTTCTCTGTTTTTCAGTGTGTCGCATTTCGAGGTGGGTGCGGCTGTTATCTGCGGTCTGACCTATGGGCTGCTCTATATAAAAACGCGCGATATCTGGGCCGCGATTATCGCTCATGGAACCACCAATTTTGTGTTGGGGCTCTATGTTCTGAAATACGGGCAGTACCACTTCTGGTAG
- a CDS encoding twin-arginine translocase TatA/TatE family subunit — MTAGLSQFGFIGPGGPELIVVMLVLIMVFGAKDAPKIFRKINEFMSTVRNTADSFKREIMYGDLTAESAADDMSYEDDDYDYTADYPGEDYDDSEELKEQDYSDETFQHLEQDLEDAGAEKMTGEPADGAVSEKSGDDGGDDAEKA; from the coding sequence ATGACGGCCGGTCTTTCACAATTTGGATTTATTGGACCCGGAGGTCCGGAACTGATCGTGGTGATGCTGGTGCTGATTATGGTATTCGGGGCCAAGGATGCGCCGAAGATTTTCCGTAAAATCAACGAGTTCATGAGCACGGTCCGGAATACTGCGGATAGTTTTAAACGTGAGATTATGTACGGAGATCTTACTGCCGAGTCCGCTGCGGACGACATGTCGTATGAGGACGATGATTACGACTATACCGCAGATTATCCCGGTGAGGATTATGACGATTCCGAAGAATTGAAGGAACAGGATTATTCCGATGAAACCTTCCAGCATCTGGAACAGGATTTAGAGGATGCAGGTGCTGAAAAAATGACCGGGGAACCGGCCGACGGAGCTGTGTCTGAAAAATCAGGGGATGACGGGGGAGACGATGCTGAAAAAGCTTAA
- the tatC gene encoding twin-arginine translocase subunit TatC → MTGETMLKKLKSLTGKFRYDDSEMPFLEHLEEFRRMIIRVIASLAVGMVVVLPFADHLIGVLRAPAEPYIIKNAEEVLSEAEVRLRIPADAISTNTLYIAEDGSGYYDVKAEVALNEGQEIQTGGIRLQFSEPAAAIKMWLTVTFFGGLLLSLPFVVFFIGLFVMPGVRDVERKVMTRISLFSGGLFVAGIYMGYKVTLPLALGLMLKIGGQLGGESIWFYNKYIGFALQLLLAFGVAFQMPVVILILGKMGLVSSSSLRAARPYVVVGIFVVAMILTPPDVVTQILMAAPLILLYEFCIWFLYFSGNRDLPPREEKTAEDADAEPEPEKTVVEDEPAEPSDENENQTKKDLSEE, encoded by the coding sequence ATGACGGGGGAGACGATGCTGAAAAAGCTTAAGTCACTCACAGGAAAATTTCGTTACGATGACTCTGAGATGCCGTTTCTGGAGCATCTTGAAGAATTCCGCCGGATGATTATCCGTGTAATTGCCTCGCTTGCTGTCGGTATGGTGGTTGTGCTGCCGTTTGCGGATCATCTGATCGGTGTGCTGCGGGCACCGGCTGAACCCTATATTATTAAAAATGCCGAAGAGGTGCTGAGCGAGGCGGAGGTTCGGCTCCGGATCCCGGCGGATGCCATTTCAACGAATACGCTGTATATTGCCGAGGACGGTTCCGGCTATTATGATGTTAAGGCCGAAGTGGCCCTTAATGAGGGACAGGAGATTCAGACCGGTGGCATTCGTCTGCAGTTTTCCGAACCAGCGGCGGCGATTAAGATGTGGCTGACCGTGACCTTTTTCGGCGGGCTGCTGCTGAGTCTGCCGTTTGTCGTCTTTTTTATCGGTCTGTTTGTTATGCCGGGCGTACGTGATGTGGAGCGGAAAGTGATGACCCGCATTTCCCTGTTTTCAGGAGGGTTGTTTGTGGCCGGCATTTATATGGGGTATAAAGTGACGCTTCCGCTGGCTCTGGGGCTGATGCTGAAAATCGGCGGTCAGCTGGGCGGCGAATCGATCTGGTTTTATAACAAATATATCGGTTTTGCATTGCAGCTGCTGCTGGCGTTCGGTGTGGCGTTCCAGATGCCGGTAGTGATTCTCATTCTGGGTAAAATGGGGCTGGTCAGTTCGAGCAGTCTGCGAGCTGCCCGGCCGTACGTTGTTGTCGGAATTTTTGTGGTGGCTATGATTCTGACTCCGCCGGATGTGGTTACCCAGATCCTAATGGCGGCTCCCTTGATTTTACTGTACGAGTTCTGTATATGGTTCCTTTATTTCAGTGGAAACCGCGACCTCCCGCCTCGTGAAGAGAAGACGGCGGAAGATGCCGATGCAGAGCCGGAACCAGAAAAAACTGTTGTTGAAGACGAGCCGGCGGAGCCGTCGGACGAAAATGAAAATCAAACGAAGAAAGATTTAAGCGAGGAGTAA